The Sporichthyaceae bacterium genome includes a window with the following:
- a CDS encoding methyltransferase domain-containing protein — protein MEADRAPALDFDENTARRLEAIYDTADVLRRRTLVGEALSAKPGERVLDVGCGPGFYLAELREQVGPDGWVDGVDASRPMLALAARRNAEWPNVGFHVGAAEALPVDSAAYDGLICVQVLEYVQDVPGALAEMHRVLRPGGRLVIWDVDWATVSWHSADPGRCTRVLRAWDEHLVHPSLPRILGACLGTAGFVDVAVTGHPFMARRLDRDHYAGALLPLIESFVADRAGVSAAEAQEWAVEQRELDGRGEFFFACLQFCVQARKPGPS, from the coding sequence ATGGAAGCCGACCGCGCCCCGGCCCTGGACTTCGACGAGAACACCGCTCGTCGGCTGGAGGCCATCTACGACACCGCCGACGTGCTGCGCCGCCGCACGCTGGTGGGGGAGGCGCTGTCCGCGAAACCGGGCGAGCGGGTGCTGGACGTCGGTTGTGGTCCGGGGTTCTACCTGGCCGAACTGCGTGAGCAGGTCGGCCCCGACGGCTGGGTCGACGGGGTCGACGCCAGCCGGCCGATGCTGGCGCTGGCGGCACGGCGTAACGCCGAGTGGCCCAACGTCGGGTTTCACGTCGGTGCGGCCGAGGCGTTGCCGGTGGACTCCGCCGCCTACGACGGCCTGATCTGCGTGCAGGTCCTGGAGTACGTCCAGGACGTTCCGGGTGCGCTGGCCGAGATGCACCGCGTGCTGCGGCCCGGCGGCCGCCTGGTGATCTGGGACGTCGACTGGGCCACCGTGTCCTGGCACTCCGCCGACCCGGGTCGATGCACCCGGGTACTGCGGGCCTGGGACGAGCACCTGGTCCACCCGTCGCTGCCACGCATCCTCGGTGCGTGCCTGGGCACCGCAGGCTTCGTCGACGTCGCCGTGACCGGCCATCCGTTCATGGCGCGTCGGCTGGACCGCGACCACTACGCCGGCGCGCTGCTGCCGTTGATCGAGTCGTTCGTGGCCGACCGCGCCGGCGTCAGCGCGGCGGAGGCCCAGGAGTGGGCCGTCGAGCAGCGGGAACTCGACGGCCGCGGCGAGTTCTTCTTCGCCTGTCTGCAGTTCTGCGTACAGGCGAGGAAGCCCGGGCCCTCCTGA
- the argH gene encoding argininosuccinate lyase, translating to MNESTQGLRLWGGRFNSGPADSLAALSVSVHFDWRLAPYDIAGSQAHARVLHRAGLLGDDELAGMLRGLDKLAQDVASGAFTPTVADEDVHTALERGLIERVGTELGGRLRAGRSRNDQVATLFRMYLRDAARRVAGLLVDLQEALVEQAKAHRGVAMPGRTHLQHAQPVLLGHHLLAHVHALSRDVGRMRDWDARAAISPYGSGALAGSSLGLDPEQVAAELGFVGSVANSIDGTAARDFAAEAAFVFAMIAVDLSRIAEEVILWATKEFSFVTLDDAYSTGSSIMPQKKNPDVAELARGKAGRLIGNLTGLLATLKGLPLAYNRDLQEDKEPVFDSVDTLEVLLPAFTGMMATLHFHTDRLESLAPAGFSLATDVAEWLVRNGVPFRVAHEVAGECVRRCEQLGVELADLSDADFAAISPTLSPAVREVLTVAGSIASRSSRGGTAQSQVEAQITELDAELKHQRTWAATRLRG from the coding sequence TTGAACGAGAGCACGCAGGGGCTGCGGTTGTGGGGCGGCCGGTTCAACTCCGGGCCGGCCGACTCGCTGGCCGCGCTGTCCGTGTCGGTGCACTTCGACTGGCGCCTGGCCCCGTACGACATCGCGGGTTCCCAGGCGCACGCGCGGGTGCTGCACCGGGCCGGGCTGTTAGGTGACGACGAGCTCGCCGGGATGCTGCGCGGGCTGGACAAGTTGGCGCAGGACGTGGCCTCCGGCGCCTTCACCCCGACCGTCGCCGACGAGGACGTGCACACCGCGCTGGAGCGGGGTTTGATCGAGCGGGTCGGGACCGAGCTCGGTGGCCGGCTGCGCGCCGGTCGGTCGCGCAACGACCAGGTGGCGACGCTGTTCCGCATGTACCTGCGCGACGCGGCCCGCCGGGTCGCCGGGCTGCTGGTGGACCTGCAGGAGGCGTTGGTCGAGCAGGCCAAGGCGCACCGCGGCGTGGCCATGCCCGGTCGGACGCACCTGCAGCACGCCCAGCCCGTGCTGCTCGGGCATCACCTGCTGGCCCACGTGCACGCGTTGTCGCGCGACGTCGGACGGATGCGCGACTGGGATGCCCGGGCGGCGATCTCGCCCTACGGGTCCGGAGCGTTGGCCGGGTCCTCGCTGGGTCTGGACCCGGAGCAGGTCGCCGCCGAACTTGGATTCGTCGGCTCTGTCGCGAACTCCATCGACGGCACCGCGGCCCGCGATTTCGCGGCCGAGGCGGCGTTCGTGTTCGCGATGATCGCGGTGGACCTCTCGCGGATCGCCGAGGAGGTGATCCTGTGGGCCACGAAGGAGTTCTCGTTCGTCACCCTCGACGACGCCTACTCGACCGGTTCCTCGATCATGCCGCAGAAGAAGAATCCGGACGTCGCGGAACTGGCGCGCGGCAAGGCGGGGCGGTTGATCGGCAACCTGACTGGACTGTTGGCCACGTTGAAGGGCCTGCCGTTGGCCTACAACCGGGATCTGCAGGAGGACAAGGAACCGGTGTTCGACTCGGTCGACACACTCGAGGTGCTCCTGCCCGCCTTCACCGGGATGATGGCGACCCTGCATTTCCATACCGATCGACTGGAATCGCTGGCCCCGGCGGGGTTCTCACTCGCCACGGACGTTGCCGAGTGGCTCGTGCGGAACGGGGTGCCGTTCCGGGTGGCGCACGAGGTCGCCGGGGAGTGCGTGCGCCGGTGCGAGCAACTCGGCGTGGAACTTGCCGACCTGTCCGACGCCGACTTCGCCGCGATCTCCCCGACGTTGAGTCCCGCGGTGCGCGAGGTGCTCACCGTGGCCGGTTCGATCGCCTCGCGGTCGTCCCGCGGCGGCACCGCCCAGAGCCAGGTCGAGGCCCAGATCACCGAACTGGACGCGGAATTGAAGCACCAGCGGACCTGGGCAGCTACCCGGCTGCGGGGCTAG
- a CDS encoding argininosuccinate synthase codes for MTERVVLAYSGGLDTSVCIGWIAAQTGAEIIAVAADVGQGGEDMNVIRQRALDCGAVESIVLDLKDEFAEEFCLPALRANALYMQRYPLVSALSRPIIVKHLVTAARQHGAGMVGHGCTGKGNDQVRFEVGIGALAPDIKVLAPVRDSGMTRDKAIAFAEERNLPIDVNKKSPYSIDQNVWGRAVETGFLEDVWNAPIEDIYSYTQDPATPRDADEVLLTFDSGRPVAIDGRQVTMLEAIVEMNKRAGGQGIGRLDMVEDRLVGIKSREVYEAPGAIALITAKQELENLTVERELARYKRGVEQRWAELVYDGLWFSPLRNALEAFLIEANEPVSGEIRMSLHAGRAVPTGRRSAGSLYDYNLATYDAEDTYDQSLAKGFIEIFGMSSRIAAGRDRRVQGQ; via the coding sequence GTGACCGAACGCGTCGTCCTCGCCTACTCCGGCGGCCTGGACACTTCCGTGTGCATCGGGTGGATCGCCGCCCAGACCGGTGCCGAGATCATCGCGGTCGCCGCCGACGTCGGCCAGGGCGGCGAGGACATGAACGTCATCCGGCAGCGCGCTCTGGATTGCGGCGCCGTCGAGTCGATCGTCCTGGACCTCAAGGACGAGTTCGCCGAGGAGTTCTGCCTGCCTGCGCTGCGGGCCAACGCGCTCTACATGCAGCGCTACCCGCTGGTCTCGGCGCTGTCGCGCCCGATCATCGTCAAGCATCTGGTCACGGCCGCTCGGCAGCACGGCGCCGGCATGGTCGGTCACGGCTGCACCGGCAAGGGCAACGACCAGGTCCGTTTCGAGGTCGGCATCGGCGCGCTGGCGCCGGACATCAAGGTGCTGGCCCCGGTCCGCGACTCGGGCATGACTCGCGACAAGGCGATCGCGTTCGCCGAGGAGCGCAACCTGCCGATCGATGTCAACAAGAAGTCGCCGTACTCGATCGACCAGAACGTCTGGGGTCGCGCGGTCGAGACCGGCTTCCTCGAGGACGTGTGGAACGCGCCGATCGAGGACATCTACTCCTACACCCAGGACCCGGCCACCCCGCGGGACGCCGACGAGGTCCTGCTCACCTTCGACTCCGGCCGACCGGTCGCCATCGACGGCCGTCAGGTCACCATGCTCGAGGCCATCGTCGAGATGAACAAGCGCGCCGGCGGGCAGGGAATCGGTCGCCTCGACATGGTCGAGGACCGGCTGGTCGGCATCAAGAGCCGCGAAGTCTACGAGGCCCCCGGCGCAATCGCGCTGATCACCGCCAAGCAGGAGTTGGAGAACCTCACCGTCGAGCGTGAGCTGGCCCGGTACAAGCGCGGCGTCGAGCAGCGCTGGGCCGAGTTGGTCTACGACGGCCTGTGGTTCTCCCCGCTGCGCAACGCGTTGGAGGCCTTCCTGATCGAGGCCAACGAGCCGGTGTCCGGCGAGATCCGGATGTCCCTCCACGCCGGCCGTGCGGTGCCGACCGGCCGTCGTTCGGCCGGGTCGTTGTACGACTACAACCTGGCCACCTACGACGCCGAGGACACTTACGACCAATCGCTGGCCAAGGGCTTCATCGAGATCTTCGGCATGTCCAGCCGCATCGCCGCCGGGCGCGATCGCCGCGTGCAGGGACAGTGA